In Acanthopagrus latus isolate v.2019 chromosome 17, fAcaLat1.1, whole genome shotgun sequence, the following are encoded in one genomic region:
- the nod1 gene encoding nucleotide-binding oligomerization domain-containing protein 1 isoform X1 codes for MDRPTDVTSYVDRSGKINIADWTVNMGQREDAQLSCLNVLTYHRELLVSRLRSIQCILDNLSACGFLCEEDVEIIQRTVTKADQVRKILELVQCKGDEACEYFIYIIYKVCDAYIDLQPWLKEINYNPSNDIALMKVVNTDPISRYSSKLRHEMGRDTNFIMSYGQRAETRLEDLYTDTLMELLNDSDESLGFLESLDQLLGDHAAFNPQGETTYVMGDVGVGKSILLQKLQNLWSKKELQTDAIFFFKFRCRMFSVFKDTEQVSLRDLLFKYNCYPDHDPDNEVFDYILRFPEKIIFTFDGYDEIQDDLDLINVPEVVSPEEKAHPLQLLISLLCGKLLKGSQKVLTARTGIELQSRVIRKKVALRGFSPTHLKTYIDLHFREQEHRELVSVQLDANPHLCGLCSTPLFCWIVFQSFRHLHTMHDSFHLPETSITLTDIFLLLSEVFLCRSASPAHNLLKKSTRCASETFKRGLKPLAALAKLALQSSERGSFICSQEEITVCGLAEEDLPLGFLRPVSECDGSQSPATFEFVHITLQSFLAAFALVLDEQAAASSILRFFTECSRKRDSACLPFPSCIRGSSKPSEKQLFATNEHLQFTNLFLCGLLSKAQRSLMEHLVSPVLLKKKQALLKSYLSTRVKSSLRGLPHYHSDEGKKVHVMPNFLWTLRCIFETGSKDIAQMTARGITAGLIKLGYCNMYSGDCTALNFVLQHRQKPLGLDMDNNNISDYGVMQLKLSFSKITVVRLCVNRLTDTSIEILAEELCKHKVVEVLGLYNNNITDAGAKLVAQIIEECPKLRVLKIGKNSITALGGKYLASAIQKSTSIFDVGMWGNSISDEGAEAFAGALRHHPRLTNLSLSANCITSKGGQCLAEALKENSVLRIFWLVQNELTDDAAPHLAELVQANTGLSHLWLINNQFTVDGIRQLAEALTHNSTIKEICVKGNQLSPEEEKQFEAEKRLRFH; via the exons ATGGACAGGCCTACCGATGTTACAAGCTACGTAGACAGAAGTGGCAAGATCAACAT AGCTGACTGGACAGTAAACATGGGTCAGAGAGAAGATGCCCAGCTGTCCTGTCTTAATGTCCTCACCTaccacagagagctgctggtgtcCAGGTTGAGGAGCATCCAGTGCATCTTGGACAACCTGTCGGCCTGTGGCTTCCTCTGTGAAGAGGATGTGGAGATCATACAGAGAACTGTCACAAAGGCAGATCAG gtGCGAAAAATCTTGGAGCTTGTCCAGTGCAAAGGGGATGAGGCCTgtgaatatttcatttacatCATATATAAAGTATGTGATGCATACATAGACCTCCAGCCATGGTTGAAAGAGATCAACTACAACCCAAGTAATGACATTGCGTTGATGAAAGTGGTTAACACAGATCCCA TCAGCAGGTATTCATCAAAGTTGAGGCATGAGATGGGCCGGGACACCAACTTCATCATGTCGTACGGCCAGAGAGCGGAGACCCGCCTGGAGGACTTGtacactgacacactgatggAACTGTTGAATGACTCTGATGAAAGTCTGGGCTTTTTGGAGAGTCTAGACCAGCTCCTAGGAGACCATGCTGCCTTCAATCCCCAGGGGGAAACAACCTATGTGATGGGGGATGTAGGTGTGGGAAAATCTATCCTCCTTCAGAAGCTCCAGAACCTCTGGTCCAAGAAAGAGCTACAGACTGACGCCATCTTCTTCTTTAAATTCCGCTGTAGGATGTTCAGTGTCTTCAAGGACACCGAGCAGGTCTCCCTCAGAGACCTTTTGTTCAAGTACAACTGCTACCCAGATCACGATCCAGACAATGAGGTGTTTGATTACATCCTGCGCTTCCCTGAGAagattatttttacatttgatggCTATGATGAGATCCAGGATGATCTGGACCTGATCAATGTACCTGAGGTGGTGTCGCCTGAAGAAAAGGCACACCccctccagctgctcatcagcctgCTCTGTGGGAAACTACTAAAGGGCTCCCAGAAGGTGCTGACGGCCCGGACAGGGATTGAGCTCCAGAGTAGAGTGATCAGAAAAAAGGTGGCTCTGCGAGGCTTCTCCCCCACTCACCTGAAGACCTACATTGATCTGCACTTCAGGgagcaggagcacagagagcTGGTGTCTGTCCAGCTGGATGCCAACCCCCACCTATGTGGACTATGCTCCACCCCGCTGTTTTGCTGGATTGTATTCCAGAGCTTTAGGCACCTGCACACTATGCATGATAGTTTTCATCTGCCTGAAACTTCCATTACACTCACTGAcatcttcctgctgctgtcagaggtgTTCCTATGTCGCTCAGCCTCACCTGCACATaacctgctgaagaaaagcacTCGGTGTGcctcagaaacatttaaacGGGGGCTCAAGCCTCTCGCAGCTCTCGCTAAACTGGCCCTTCAGAGTAGTGAGAGAGGTAGCTTCATTTGCAGCCAGGAGGAGATCACTGTGTGTGGCCTGGCAGAGGAGGACCTGCCCCTGGGCTTTCTTAGACCTGTCAGCGAGTGTGATGGCAGTCAAAGCCCTGCTACATTTGAGTTTGTCCACATCACCCTCCAGTCTTTTCTGGCTGCGTTTGCGCTTGTGTTGGATGAGCAGGCTGCTGCCAGCTCCATCCTCAGGTTCTTCACAGAGTGCAGCAGGAAAAGAGACTCAGCCTGTTTGCCTTTTCCGTCTTGTATTCGTGGCTCTTCAAAGCCCAGTGAAAAGCAACTGTTTGCAACTAACGAACACCTCCAGTTCACTAATCTGTTCTTGTGTGGACTGCTGTCCAAGGCCCAACGCAGCCTAATGGAGCATCTGGTATCACCAGTGctactgaagaaaaaacaggcCTTACTCAAATCCTACCTTTCCACCAGAGTCAAGTCCAGTCTCCGTGGCTTACCCCACTACCACAGTGACGAGGGCAAGAAAGTCCATGTTATGCCCAACTTCCTTTGGACACTGAGGTGCATCTTTGAGACAGGGAGCAAAGATATTGCTCAGATGACAGCCAGAGGGATCACAGCTGGCCTGATCAAGCTGGGTTACTGTAACATGTACTCAGGTGACTGCACCGCCCTCAACTTTGTTCTGCAGCACCGTCAGAAACCCCTAGGACTAGACatggacaacaacaacatcagtgacTATGGGGTGATGCAGCTTAAGCTCTCCTTCAGTAAAATCACAGTTGTGAG ATTGTGTGTAAATCGCCTGACTGACACCAGCATTGAGATTCTTGCTGAGGAGCTATGTAAGCACAAAGTTGTGGAAGTCTTGGG GCTATACAACAATAACATCACAGATGCTGGAGCCAAGCTCGTTGCTCAGATAATTGAGGAATGCCCAAAGCTGCGAGTCCTCAA GATTGGTAAAAACAGCATAACTGCTCTTGGCGGGAAGTATTTGGCCAGCGCAATTCAGAAGAGCACTTCTATATTTGATGTGGG AATGTGGGGGAACAGTATTAGCGATGAGGGAGCAGAAGCATTTGCAGGAGCTTTGAGGCACCACCCAAGGCTCACCAACCTCAG TCTCTCAGCCAATTGCATCACTTCTAAAGGTGGACAGTGCCTGGCAGAAGCACTGAAAGAGAACAGCGTCCTCAGGATATTTTG GCTAGTGCAGAATGAGTTGACCGATGATGCAGCTCCACATTTGGCTGAATTGGTCCAAGCGAACACAGGTTTAAGCCACCTCTG gTTAATCAACAACCAGTTTACTGTGGATGGCATCAGACAGCTTGCTGAGGCCCTCACTCACAACTCAACAATCAAAGAGATATG
- the nod1 gene encoding nucleotide-binding oligomerization domain-containing protein 1 isoform X3, which translates to MGRDTNFIMSYGQRAETRLEDLYTDTLMELLNDSDESLGFLESLDQLLGDHAAFNPQGETTYVMGDVGVGKSILLQKLQNLWSKKELQTDAIFFFKFRCRMFSVFKDTEQVSLRDLLFKYNCYPDHDPDNEVFDYILRFPEKIIFTFDGYDEIQDDLDLINVPEVVSPEEKAHPLQLLISLLCGKLLKGSQKVLTARTGIELQSRVIRKKVALRGFSPTHLKTYIDLHFREQEHRELVSVQLDANPHLCGLCSTPLFCWIVFQSFRHLHTMHDSFHLPETSITLTDIFLLLSEVFLCRSASPAHNLLKKSTRCASETFKRGLKPLAALAKLALQSSERGSFICSQEEITVCGLAEEDLPLGFLRPVSECDGSQSPATFEFVHITLQSFLAAFALVLDEQAAASSILRFFTECSRKRDSACLPFPSCIRGSSKPSEKQLFATNEHLQFTNLFLCGLLSKAQRSLMEHLVSPVLLKKKQALLKSYLSTRVKSSLRGLPHYHSDEGKKVHVMPNFLWTLRCIFETGSKDIAQMTARGITAGLIKLGYCNMYSGDCTALNFVLQHRQKPLGLDMDNNNISDYGVMQLKLSFSKITVVRLCVNRLTDTSIEILAEELCKHKVVEVLGLYNNNITDAGAKLVAQIIEECPKLRVLKIGKNSITALGGKYLASAIQKSTSIFDVGMWGNSISDEGAEAFAGALRHHPRLTNLSLSANCITSKGGQCLAEALKENSVLRIFWLVQNELTDDAAPHLAELVQANTGLSHLWLINNQFTVDGIRQLAEALTHNSTIKEICVKGNQLSPEEEKQFEAEKRLRFH; encoded by the exons ATGGGCCGGGACACCAACTTCATCATGTCGTACGGCCAGAGAGCGGAGACCCGCCTGGAGGACTTGtacactgacacactgatggAACTGTTGAATGACTCTGATGAAAGTCTGGGCTTTTTGGAGAGTCTAGACCAGCTCCTAGGAGACCATGCTGCCTTCAATCCCCAGGGGGAAACAACCTATGTGATGGGGGATGTAGGTGTGGGAAAATCTATCCTCCTTCAGAAGCTCCAGAACCTCTGGTCCAAGAAAGAGCTACAGACTGACGCCATCTTCTTCTTTAAATTCCGCTGTAGGATGTTCAGTGTCTTCAAGGACACCGAGCAGGTCTCCCTCAGAGACCTTTTGTTCAAGTACAACTGCTACCCAGATCACGATCCAGACAATGAGGTGTTTGATTACATCCTGCGCTTCCCTGAGAagattatttttacatttgatggCTATGATGAGATCCAGGATGATCTGGACCTGATCAATGTACCTGAGGTGGTGTCGCCTGAAGAAAAGGCACACCccctccagctgctcatcagcctgCTCTGTGGGAAACTACTAAAGGGCTCCCAGAAGGTGCTGACGGCCCGGACAGGGATTGAGCTCCAGAGTAGAGTGATCAGAAAAAAGGTGGCTCTGCGAGGCTTCTCCCCCACTCACCTGAAGACCTACATTGATCTGCACTTCAGGgagcaggagcacagagagcTGGTGTCTGTCCAGCTGGATGCCAACCCCCACCTATGTGGACTATGCTCCACCCCGCTGTTTTGCTGGATTGTATTCCAGAGCTTTAGGCACCTGCACACTATGCATGATAGTTTTCATCTGCCTGAAACTTCCATTACACTCACTGAcatcttcctgctgctgtcagaggtgTTCCTATGTCGCTCAGCCTCACCTGCACATaacctgctgaagaaaagcacTCGGTGTGcctcagaaacatttaaacGGGGGCTCAAGCCTCTCGCAGCTCTCGCTAAACTGGCCCTTCAGAGTAGTGAGAGAGGTAGCTTCATTTGCAGCCAGGAGGAGATCACTGTGTGTGGCCTGGCAGAGGAGGACCTGCCCCTGGGCTTTCTTAGACCTGTCAGCGAGTGTGATGGCAGTCAAAGCCCTGCTACATTTGAGTTTGTCCACATCACCCTCCAGTCTTTTCTGGCTGCGTTTGCGCTTGTGTTGGATGAGCAGGCTGCTGCCAGCTCCATCCTCAGGTTCTTCACAGAGTGCAGCAGGAAAAGAGACTCAGCCTGTTTGCCTTTTCCGTCTTGTATTCGTGGCTCTTCAAAGCCCAGTGAAAAGCAACTGTTTGCAACTAACGAACACCTCCAGTTCACTAATCTGTTCTTGTGTGGACTGCTGTCCAAGGCCCAACGCAGCCTAATGGAGCATCTGGTATCACCAGTGctactgaagaaaaaacaggcCTTACTCAAATCCTACCTTTCCACCAGAGTCAAGTCCAGTCTCCGTGGCTTACCCCACTACCACAGTGACGAGGGCAAGAAAGTCCATGTTATGCCCAACTTCCTTTGGACACTGAGGTGCATCTTTGAGACAGGGAGCAAAGATATTGCTCAGATGACAGCCAGAGGGATCACAGCTGGCCTGATCAAGCTGGGTTACTGTAACATGTACTCAGGTGACTGCACCGCCCTCAACTTTGTTCTGCAGCACCGTCAGAAACCCCTAGGACTAGACatggacaacaacaacatcagtgacTATGGGGTGATGCAGCTTAAGCTCTCCTTCAGTAAAATCACAGTTGTGAG ATTGTGTGTAAATCGCCTGACTGACACCAGCATTGAGATTCTTGCTGAGGAGCTATGTAAGCACAAAGTTGTGGAAGTCTTGGG GCTATACAACAATAACATCACAGATGCTGGAGCCAAGCTCGTTGCTCAGATAATTGAGGAATGCCCAAAGCTGCGAGTCCTCAA GATTGGTAAAAACAGCATAACTGCTCTTGGCGGGAAGTATTTGGCCAGCGCAATTCAGAAGAGCACTTCTATATTTGATGTGGG AATGTGGGGGAACAGTATTAGCGATGAGGGAGCAGAAGCATTTGCAGGAGCTTTGAGGCACCACCCAAGGCTCACCAACCTCAG TCTCTCAGCCAATTGCATCACTTCTAAAGGTGGACAGTGCCTGGCAGAAGCACTGAAAGAGAACAGCGTCCTCAGGATATTTTG GCTAGTGCAGAATGAGTTGACCGATGATGCAGCTCCACATTTGGCTGAATTGGTCCAAGCGAACACAGGTTTAAGCCACCTCTG gTTAATCAACAACCAGTTTACTGTGGATGGCATCAGACAGCTTGCTGAGGCCCTCACTCACAACTCAACAATCAAAGAGATATG
- the nod1 gene encoding nucleotide-binding oligomerization domain-containing protein 1 isoform X2: MGQREDAQLSCLNVLTYHRELLVSRLRSIQCILDNLSACGFLCEEDVEIIQRTVTKADQVRKILELVQCKGDEACEYFIYIIYKVCDAYIDLQPWLKEINYNPSNDIALMKVVNTDPISRYSSKLRHEMGRDTNFIMSYGQRAETRLEDLYTDTLMELLNDSDESLGFLESLDQLLGDHAAFNPQGETTYVMGDVGVGKSILLQKLQNLWSKKELQTDAIFFFKFRCRMFSVFKDTEQVSLRDLLFKYNCYPDHDPDNEVFDYILRFPEKIIFTFDGYDEIQDDLDLINVPEVVSPEEKAHPLQLLISLLCGKLLKGSQKVLTARTGIELQSRVIRKKVALRGFSPTHLKTYIDLHFREQEHRELVSVQLDANPHLCGLCSTPLFCWIVFQSFRHLHTMHDSFHLPETSITLTDIFLLLSEVFLCRSASPAHNLLKKSTRCASETFKRGLKPLAALAKLALQSSERGSFICSQEEITVCGLAEEDLPLGFLRPVSECDGSQSPATFEFVHITLQSFLAAFALVLDEQAAASSILRFFTECSRKRDSACLPFPSCIRGSSKPSEKQLFATNEHLQFTNLFLCGLLSKAQRSLMEHLVSPVLLKKKQALLKSYLSTRVKSSLRGLPHYHSDEGKKVHVMPNFLWTLRCIFETGSKDIAQMTARGITAGLIKLGYCNMYSGDCTALNFVLQHRQKPLGLDMDNNNISDYGVMQLKLSFSKITVVRLCVNRLTDTSIEILAEELCKHKVVEVLGLYNNNITDAGAKLVAQIIEECPKLRVLKIGKNSITALGGKYLASAIQKSTSIFDVGMWGNSISDEGAEAFAGALRHHPRLTNLSLSANCITSKGGQCLAEALKENSVLRIFWLVQNELTDDAAPHLAELVQANTGLSHLWLINNQFTVDGIRQLAEALTHNSTIKEICVKGNQLSPEEEKQFEAEKRLRFH; the protein is encoded by the exons ATGGGTCAGAGAGAAGATGCCCAGCTGTCCTGTCTTAATGTCCTCACCTaccacagagagctgctggtgtcCAGGTTGAGGAGCATCCAGTGCATCTTGGACAACCTGTCGGCCTGTGGCTTCCTCTGTGAAGAGGATGTGGAGATCATACAGAGAACTGTCACAAAGGCAGATCAG gtGCGAAAAATCTTGGAGCTTGTCCAGTGCAAAGGGGATGAGGCCTgtgaatatttcatttacatCATATATAAAGTATGTGATGCATACATAGACCTCCAGCCATGGTTGAAAGAGATCAACTACAACCCAAGTAATGACATTGCGTTGATGAAAGTGGTTAACACAGATCCCA TCAGCAGGTATTCATCAAAGTTGAGGCATGAGATGGGCCGGGACACCAACTTCATCATGTCGTACGGCCAGAGAGCGGAGACCCGCCTGGAGGACTTGtacactgacacactgatggAACTGTTGAATGACTCTGATGAAAGTCTGGGCTTTTTGGAGAGTCTAGACCAGCTCCTAGGAGACCATGCTGCCTTCAATCCCCAGGGGGAAACAACCTATGTGATGGGGGATGTAGGTGTGGGAAAATCTATCCTCCTTCAGAAGCTCCAGAACCTCTGGTCCAAGAAAGAGCTACAGACTGACGCCATCTTCTTCTTTAAATTCCGCTGTAGGATGTTCAGTGTCTTCAAGGACACCGAGCAGGTCTCCCTCAGAGACCTTTTGTTCAAGTACAACTGCTACCCAGATCACGATCCAGACAATGAGGTGTTTGATTACATCCTGCGCTTCCCTGAGAagattatttttacatttgatggCTATGATGAGATCCAGGATGATCTGGACCTGATCAATGTACCTGAGGTGGTGTCGCCTGAAGAAAAGGCACACCccctccagctgctcatcagcctgCTCTGTGGGAAACTACTAAAGGGCTCCCAGAAGGTGCTGACGGCCCGGACAGGGATTGAGCTCCAGAGTAGAGTGATCAGAAAAAAGGTGGCTCTGCGAGGCTTCTCCCCCACTCACCTGAAGACCTACATTGATCTGCACTTCAGGgagcaggagcacagagagcTGGTGTCTGTCCAGCTGGATGCCAACCCCCACCTATGTGGACTATGCTCCACCCCGCTGTTTTGCTGGATTGTATTCCAGAGCTTTAGGCACCTGCACACTATGCATGATAGTTTTCATCTGCCTGAAACTTCCATTACACTCACTGAcatcttcctgctgctgtcagaggtgTTCCTATGTCGCTCAGCCTCACCTGCACATaacctgctgaagaaaagcacTCGGTGTGcctcagaaacatttaaacGGGGGCTCAAGCCTCTCGCAGCTCTCGCTAAACTGGCCCTTCAGAGTAGTGAGAGAGGTAGCTTCATTTGCAGCCAGGAGGAGATCACTGTGTGTGGCCTGGCAGAGGAGGACCTGCCCCTGGGCTTTCTTAGACCTGTCAGCGAGTGTGATGGCAGTCAAAGCCCTGCTACATTTGAGTTTGTCCACATCACCCTCCAGTCTTTTCTGGCTGCGTTTGCGCTTGTGTTGGATGAGCAGGCTGCTGCCAGCTCCATCCTCAGGTTCTTCACAGAGTGCAGCAGGAAAAGAGACTCAGCCTGTTTGCCTTTTCCGTCTTGTATTCGTGGCTCTTCAAAGCCCAGTGAAAAGCAACTGTTTGCAACTAACGAACACCTCCAGTTCACTAATCTGTTCTTGTGTGGACTGCTGTCCAAGGCCCAACGCAGCCTAATGGAGCATCTGGTATCACCAGTGctactgaagaaaaaacaggcCTTACTCAAATCCTACCTTTCCACCAGAGTCAAGTCCAGTCTCCGTGGCTTACCCCACTACCACAGTGACGAGGGCAAGAAAGTCCATGTTATGCCCAACTTCCTTTGGACACTGAGGTGCATCTTTGAGACAGGGAGCAAAGATATTGCTCAGATGACAGCCAGAGGGATCACAGCTGGCCTGATCAAGCTGGGTTACTGTAACATGTACTCAGGTGACTGCACCGCCCTCAACTTTGTTCTGCAGCACCGTCAGAAACCCCTAGGACTAGACatggacaacaacaacatcagtgacTATGGGGTGATGCAGCTTAAGCTCTCCTTCAGTAAAATCACAGTTGTGAG ATTGTGTGTAAATCGCCTGACTGACACCAGCATTGAGATTCTTGCTGAGGAGCTATGTAAGCACAAAGTTGTGGAAGTCTTGGG GCTATACAACAATAACATCACAGATGCTGGAGCCAAGCTCGTTGCTCAGATAATTGAGGAATGCCCAAAGCTGCGAGTCCTCAA GATTGGTAAAAACAGCATAACTGCTCTTGGCGGGAAGTATTTGGCCAGCGCAATTCAGAAGAGCACTTCTATATTTGATGTGGG AATGTGGGGGAACAGTATTAGCGATGAGGGAGCAGAAGCATTTGCAGGAGCTTTGAGGCACCACCCAAGGCTCACCAACCTCAG TCTCTCAGCCAATTGCATCACTTCTAAAGGTGGACAGTGCCTGGCAGAAGCACTGAAAGAGAACAGCGTCCTCAGGATATTTTG GCTAGTGCAGAATGAGTTGACCGATGATGCAGCTCCACATTTGGCTGAATTGGTCCAAGCGAACACAGGTTTAAGCCACCTCTG gTTAATCAACAACCAGTTTACTGTGGATGGCATCAGACAGCTTGCTGAGGCCCTCACTCACAACTCAACAATCAAAGAGATATG